Below is a genomic region from Medicago truncatula cultivar Jemalong A17 chromosome 3, MtrunA17r5.0-ANR, whole genome shotgun sequence.
CATGCTCAATCATAGTAAGGGCATCAGCCATGATCTGGCAGGGATGGTTGTAATCTGTCAAACCATTGATGACTGGGACAGTTGCATACTTTGCAAGATCAAGTATGTCctgcaaataattaaaataaaaaggggTTAAACTGAAAGTGCTTGTTTATTGATGTAAGGATTAATCACGTTAGAAGCAAATTACACGTCCCAATGAGATAGCAAGTCTCGTAATTACAAAGTagctaattttattttgatgctAAGCCCACTAAAATTTTAAGAGACCGctaatatcaaaatatttcagataGATGCTGCCAATGCCAAGTCCTCGGAAGGTCCCATGTTTGCATTACATAAATCCAACATTGCACACACAATCTATACTACACcgcaaaaataataaagtcgCATATTGTTCTTCAATTAATTGTATATGTATCATAGTTGCATATTCAGTTATTTACTCTTTCAATTTACAAGCAATTATctacaagcaattatcctggcaGGTTTTTACAATCAAACTTGGTGAATGCTTCTTTGCAATTCTGTGCATGCGCAACAAACCCAAGAGGATATAAATGATTAGTGACATCTTAAGACCACTGTCTCGATTACTCTGTCCCCAAAGTCGGCATTAGAGCCCTCTGTAAAACATGCATCCGGTAGCATCTAAGTACAAATTATAGTTTCTACGTAGTTTTTCTTTCCCACCTCTTAGAAGTAAATCCTTAATTCGAGAATTAAACATACTAGCCCCTATCAAAGTTGTTCATTGAACCCATGAGGCATGTATTGAACCCTATCCCGAAGTGAAGCCAGTTGCTCCTTTCACACCACTTCGCGCAGGttcaattgaaatttgaatttaaaagatAATATAAGCACAAGAATGGTATCTGAATTCCAAAACGATATCAAACATAACTGAACAAAGTGACAGAGCAACTCTAAATGACCACCAGTGAGCAACATACCTGATGAGAAAAAACCCGAGCCATGATAATGTCGTTATAACGAGACAAAACTCGAGCAACATCACGAGTCTCCTCTCGCTTACCCATTTGAATGTCATCAGGTCCTAAGTAAATAGCATGGCCACCCAACAATGAAAAGCCAGTCTCAAATGAAACCCTTGTTCTCATGGACGGTTTAGCAAATATCATTGACATTGTCTTCCCTTCAAAAGGTCGAAATGTCCTGTCCCCTGATTTCAGCAATGTCTTGACCTCAATAGCACGATCTAATATCTTAAAAATAGTGTCCTTATCAAAATCATCTATGTGAAGAAAATCTTTCAACCCATTTCCAACTTTTTCTGTTTTAAGtatacaaaacaaaagaaagcaGTTGTTTAAATCAAGATTGGTActtaactaaataaatatcAAGAGAATATAAAAACCCTAATAATTTGtttgattaaaaatgaaatctTAAACTAGAATCGGATGAGTGGGGTTACCGGTGAGAGGAGATTCGGCGGAGAGAGCAGAAGTGGCATGGCATGATATAGTAGTGAGTGGAAATGGCGAAGAAGAAACGGAGGAAATGGGAGGTGAATGGCGGAGATTGGGAGGAGAAAGAGAGAGGTAGGGTTTGTGTGATACAACGGCGCAGCAGTGGCCACTCATCACACCCATTTTCACTTCTTTGTTTCCACAAACTATGAGCTAACGACacttgctgttttttttttagcttccTCAGTTGTACCCCAAACGAGAATAATGTTttgtctttatctctctatggcaattttttcattcatagtcacttacttactttttgtttatttttaaattgagtagtgatatttgatataatttgtttttttttattggtcaaaaactatggagagaaaaaaaggaagagagagaataagagaataatgtgaatatgagagagaaagttatcataaaatgattgtataaatattatttctcttttaaattacaaaaaattcttttttaatcACAAATCGAAATTAAAGTTATTTAAGCACATACTTATAAAATAGATATTGTTTAACTATTTTAAGaatacatattatttaattattttctctttcatattttttacattCACATGTGTCTAAAtaagttttatttatatttgtgtctAAGCAAGTCTACTTTCTTAAATTACTAACAATTGGACTCAACTTttgtaaaagaaatatatatatatatatatataaatatatatatatatatatatatatatatatagttgtgTTTGGTTTTTACATAGGACATATCACGGATTAAAAGAAATTCAATAAAAtgaagaataatctcaataataAGGTGACTAATAAAGAAATTGTCATCTAAACTTTACCTCAATCTTAGAAAATAAAGACAaactaattttaatattaaaattatttgcaaGAGAGCACTTCATTTTGGATATTTAAGTCAGTCATGCATgtatttcaataaattttattgatttgtatgcaattatttattatatatgacccataaaaattaaagagaaaaaatgcTTACATAATCACTCTTCTACGTAAACAACAAACATTGTTCCTCTACAATGAGAGGATGCTTATTTATTCGAATGCTAAGGAGGTGATTCACCAACTGTTATGGATGCTCTAAATGAGTGTGAATGCTCTAACaataattaaactaaatttttaaaCACCTAAATAgcgaaattaaataaaatctacTAAAATTTGAAAACTACTCTCAAATATCACTTGATTCCATTTTTTTATGGACAAGAATAAAGCATTTGCCTATCGTTCAATTGTTGACATCTTTGCAAACTTCCAAATCGTTTGGGCAAGAATAAACCCACATTCACTCTTTCTAACACAACACCATAAGATGTCCCTTGCTGGGTC
It encodes:
- the LOC25490205 gene encoding ornithine carbamoyltransferase, chloroplastic, with translation MGVMSGHCCAVVSHKPYLSLSPPNLRHSPPISSVSSSPFPLTTISCHATSALSAESPLTEKVGNGLKDFLHIDDFDKDTIFKILDRAIEVKTLLKSGDRTFRPFEGKTMSMIFAKPSMRTRVSFETGFSLLGGHAIYLGPDDIQMGKREETRDVARVLSRYNDIIMARVFSHQDILDLAKYATVPVINGLTDYNHPCQIMADALTMIEHVGRFEGTKVVYVGDGNNIVHSWLLMAAVIPFHFVCACPKGFEPDAKTVEKARKAGISKIEITNDPKEAVKGADVVYSDVWASMGQKEEAAYRRQVFKEFQVDQSLMDAAGSKAFFMHCLPAERGVEVTEQVVEAPYSIVFPQAENRMHAQNAIMLHVLGK